The Pseudochaenichthys georgianus chromosome 8, fPseGeo1.2, whole genome shotgun sequence genome has a segment encoding these proteins:
- the LOC139434322 gene encoding uncharacterized protein isoform X3 has product MLMYALYTILDAPYDFTITDMPALRKWWCVMLMENFDLGSHGKMFAHWTEKSKALLRGEVPPVFRMRKRKLDDITEKEEQLQPHPADVSVGKDVDKTMEAPTSKIVQDCKKAAEWVVAHKHLCTRVHLPDAVSMGEAQLREAVKLWEEKPDECDEDEMEAILEPFKFRFKHMECGPS; this is encoded by the exons ATGTTGATG TATGCCCTTTACACCATACTAGATGCACCCTATGATTTCACTATT aCTGACATGCCAGCTTTGCGAAAATGGTGGTGTGTCATGCTAATGGAGAATTTCGACCTCGGAAG TCATGGCAAAATGTTTGCCCACTGGACAGAGAAATCTAAAGCCCTCCTGCGAGGTGAGGTGCCTCCAGTGTTCAGaatgaggaagaggaagttgGATGACATCACGGAG aaAGAGGAGCAACTTCAGCCTCATCCAGCTGATGTCTCAGTTGGGAAAGATGTGGATAAAACAATGGAAGCG CCAACATCTAAGATCGTGCAGGACTGCAAGAAGGCAGCAGAATGGGTGGTGGCACACAAACATTTGTGCACCAGGGTGCATTTGCCCGATGCAGTGAGCATGGGGGAAGCACAACTAAGAGAGGCTGTCAAGCTTTGGGAGGAAAAGCCTGACGAATGTGACGAGGATGAGATGGAGGCAATCTTGGAGCCATTCAAGTTTAGGTTTAAACATATGGaatgtggaccttcttaa
- the LOC117450611 gene encoding uncharacterized protein — protein sequence MTAASPPCSPTSSQSSPGCLPACQRHLKKGRALHTTLPLRSAPGVWLLLGVVVVLVGMAVAVAGYVSSPPKPVVSGRGSTHIERMKLAGPVVMGVGLFIFICAATLLYENRDLEEVLRRGTCDDLEDLKGGGGWEDSQEQPSFSCQEQWEEKEGGQWAAPTHTLPLSDQNCGTPHRNTHTVSGRPSPPPPPPDAGDREDEEKEGRSTLLARVLHHKEPTPHPPSPCPSISHSSDSCNSCEINFNIRTGLPQH from the coding sequence ATGACAGCAGCCAGCCCTCCCTGCAGTCCCACCTCCTCTCAGTCCTCACCTGGTTGCCTCCCAGCATGCCAAAGGCACCTGAAGAAAGGCAGAGCCCTACACACCACCCTGCCCCTGCGCTCCGCCCCGGGGGTGTGGCTCTTGCTGGGTGTGGTGGTGGTCCTGGTGGGGATGGCTGTGGCGGTGGCGGGCTACGTGTCCTCGCCACCGAAGCCTGTGGTGAGCGGGCGCGGCTCCACCCACATTGAGAGGATGAAGTTGGCCGGACCCGTCGTCATGGGAGTGGGCCTCTTCATCTTCATCTGCGCTGCCACGCTACTGTACGAGAACCGGGATCTGGAAGAAGTCCTCAGACGGGGGACGTGCGATGACCTGGAGGATCTGAAGGGGGGAGGCGGCTGGGAGGATTCACAGGAGCAGCCCAGCTTCAGCTGTCAGGAGCAGTGGGAGGAGAAAGAGGGGGGGCAGTGGGCCGCTCcgacccacacactccccctctcGGACCAGAACTGTGGGACGCctcacaggaacacacacaccgtcAGCGGCAGGCCGTCACCGCCGCCTCCTCCTCCAGATGCGGGAGATAGAGAGGATGAGGAGAAGGAAGGAAGATCAACCCTTCTGGCCCGAGTCCTCCACCACAAGGAGCCGACTCCTcaccctccctccccctgcCCCTCCATCTCCCACTCCTCAGACTCTTGCAACTCCTGTGAAATTAACTTCAACATACGGACAGGCCTTCCTCAACACTGA
- the LOC139434322 gene encoding uncharacterized protein isoform X1 produces METSRNLSQSIHPGPWKETTGLVIEGFPRQLYGNDCGIFMLMYALYTILDAPYDFTITDMPALRKWWCVMLMENFDLGSHGKMFAHWTEKSKALLRGEVPPVFRMRKRKLDDITEKEEQLQPHPADVSVGKDVDKTMEAPTSKIVQDCKKAAEWVVAHKHLCTRVHLPDAVSMGEAQLREAVKLWEEKPDECDEDEMEAILEPFKFRFKHMECGPS; encoded by the exons ATGGAGACAAGCCG AAACCTTTCACAGTCAATACATCCTGGACCGTGGAAAGAGACGACTGGTTTGGTAATAGAG GGTTTCCCCAGGCAACTGTATGGGAATGACTGTGGCATCTTCATGTTGATG TATGCCCTTTACACCATACTAGATGCACCCTATGATTTCACTATT aCTGACATGCCAGCTTTGCGAAAATGGTGGTGTGTCATGCTAATGGAGAATTTCGACCTCGGAAG TCATGGCAAAATGTTTGCCCACTGGACAGAGAAATCTAAAGCCCTCCTGCGAGGTGAGGTGCCTCCAGTGTTCAGaatgaggaagaggaagttgGATGACATCACGGAG aaAGAGGAGCAACTTCAGCCTCATCCAGCTGATGTCTCAGTTGGGAAAGATGTGGATAAAACAATGGAAGCG CCAACATCTAAGATCGTGCAGGACTGCAAGAAGGCAGCAGAATGGGTGGTGGCACACAAACATTTGTGCACCAGGGTGCATTTGCCCGATGCAGTGAGCATGGGGGAAGCACAACTAAGAGAGGCTGTCAAGCTTTGGGAGGAAAAGCCTGACGAATGTGACGAGGATGAGATGGAGGCAATCTTGGAGCCATTCAAGTTTAGGTTTAAACATATGGaatgtggaccttcttaa
- the LOC139434322 gene encoding uncharacterized protein isoform X2, with translation METSRNLSQSIHPGPWKETTGLVIEGFPRQLYGNDCGIFMLMTDMPALRKWWCVMLMENFDLGSHGKMFAHWTEKSKALLRGEVPPVFRMRKRKLDDITEKEEQLQPHPADVSVGKDVDKTMEAPTSKIVQDCKKAAEWVVAHKHLCTRVHLPDAVSMGEAQLREAVKLWEEKPDECDEDEMEAILEPFKFRFKHMECGPS, from the exons ATGGAGACAAGCCG AAACCTTTCACAGTCAATACATCCTGGACCGTGGAAAGAGACGACTGGTTTGGTAATAGAG GGTTTCCCCAGGCAACTGTATGGGAATGACTGTGGCATCTTCATGTTGATG aCTGACATGCCAGCTTTGCGAAAATGGTGGTGTGTCATGCTAATGGAGAATTTCGACCTCGGAAG TCATGGCAAAATGTTTGCCCACTGGACAGAGAAATCTAAAGCCCTCCTGCGAGGTGAGGTGCCTCCAGTGTTCAGaatgaggaagaggaagttgGATGACATCACGGAG aaAGAGGAGCAACTTCAGCCTCATCCAGCTGATGTCTCAGTTGGGAAAGATGTGGATAAAACAATGGAAGCG CCAACATCTAAGATCGTGCAGGACTGCAAGAAGGCAGCAGAATGGGTGGTGGCACACAAACATTTGTGCACCAGGGTGCATTTGCCCGATGCAGTGAGCATGGGGGAAGCACAACTAAGAGAGGCTGTCAAGCTTTGGGAGGAAAAGCCTGACGAATGTGACGAGGATGAGATGGAGGCAATCTTGGAGCCATTCAAGTTTAGGTTTAAACATATGGaatgtggaccttcttaa